Below is a genomic region from Spirochaetota bacterium.
TCCTAAATCACGACCCGTCCGGAATGGCTCACCTGTGTTAAGAGTACAACAGGACCTGCCGATAATGAGTAAAATACCGTATTCGAGGTTCGGAATGAACACGCGAAAAGCCTTTGTATCGGGCGCAATTATTTTTTTTGCGATAACTTCGGCGCCCCTCCCCGGATTGGCGGTGTCATCCGCCGTTAAATCCCAGTCGGATTACGTGTTCACACTCAACCACATCCGCGAGTTGCGCGTAATAGTCGATAATTTCGGCGATGATGCGCAGAAAAAGCAGTTTGATGAAATTAAAACCGTATTCAACCGTGCCTCCGAGGAATTCTACGCCCAGAACTTCGTCTCATCGTATCAAAAATTCTTTAACCTCAAAGAGCGCCTTTCGGTTTTCATGGAGACAATCGCCGCGATGTATATCAAGCGCTCGCAGGATATACTCGATTCGACCTCCAAGGCCTCGTTCGACATACTTATCAATTACGGCAGAGGGGGGCCGATGGCGAAATATTTTCGAAAGCCATTCAATCCACTCGAAGACATCAAACCGTATAAGGAGGAGGAATACCACTTTTTCCACAGCCGGGAGACCATCGAACGCTATCTTCGCGGAGGCTATAAAAATCTTCAGGACGCGCGAAACCTCGTTGCGGACCCGGATCTTGAAGTAATCAAGGCCAAAAAGAACAAGACATCGGCCAACCTCGATTTTTTAATCCATCGATATTCCATTGCCGTCGAAAACTGCAGGCTGGCCAAACAGTACGGAATCGAGATACATAAAATGATAAAGGTCCACCAGATGGGGGATATCCAGCGCAAGTATAACCTGCCCGGCGCGACACTCGAGCCTATTTTCGATGACCGCATCCCCGAAGAATTCAAGGTCGATGCGAACGACAATATCAAGCTAATCCACTCGATCGAAAAAGAGCGTCTGACCAGGAAGCAACAGGCAATCGGAAAATAAACTCTGGCATATCTGCTTTCGATAAAATAAGAAAGCCCCTGGAACGGGGCTTTCTTTATGGCCGGTTGACTGCTAATAACTACTTCTTGTCTTTAGACTTGTCCTTCGGCTTGTCCTTCGGCTTGTCCTTCGGCTTGTCCTTCGCTTTGCCCTTATTCTCGCCCGCCTTCTTCGCGGCCGATTTGCGCTCTACTAATTCGACGATCGCCATTTCCGCTGCGTCTCCGGGCCTTCTCCCCAGAAGATACAGACGCGTATATCCGCCGTTACGCCCCTTGAATCTCGGCGCGATGTCGTCGAACAGCTTTTGCACCACGTCGCGGTCTTTTATCGTCTTCATGACAATGCGTTTGTTATGCAGCTTTTTATCGGCCGCATCCTCGGGAAGATCTATATTATCCTTCGCACGGGTTATTATCTTTTCCGATATCCTTTTCAGCTCACGCCCCTTTTGTTTCGTCGTGATTATCCGCTCCTTTTCGAATAAAGAGGTAACCATGTTGGCGAACATTGCCTTGCGATGCGACTGCGTCCTGCCGAGCTGCCGTACGCTGTTCTTGTGTCTCATTGAATCTCTCCTCGATTATTCCTTCAATCCAAGGCTCAGGTGATTGACGTCCAGCCTTCCCTTAATCTCCTTGAGTATCTGATCGCTGTAATGTTTGGACTTTTTCAGCTCTTCCTCGGTCTTCCTCACCAGGCTCTCAAGATCATTGATGTCGAGACTCTTGAGGGTGTTGTACGCCCTTACGGAAAGTTCGAGCTCGTCGATGGACCTGGCAAGAACATTCTTTATCCTCTCAATATTTTCATCAACCACTTCGGCCTCTTCCTCGATCTCCTCCTCGAAGTTGATGAAGATGGTCATGTGGTCTTTGATGATCTTCGCCGCCTGGGCCAGCGCGTCTTCCGGGGATATGGAGCCGTCAGTCCAAACCTCGAGTATCAGCTTGTCGTAATCCGTTCGCTGCCCGACTCGTGTGTCCTCGATCTTAACGTTCACTTTTTTAACCGGCGTAAAAATCGCGTCTATCGGAATGACGCCGATCGTTTCCGTGTTGCCCTTATTCAACTCGGCGGGGACATACCCCCTTCCCCTCTCAACCTGTATCTCGAGGTCGATCTTCGCTTTTTCATTGAGCGTCGCGATTTTAAGATCCTGGCTCATTATCTCAATGTCTGAATCTACATTGAAATCCGCTCCTGTAAGCTCCCCGGGACCCTGTTTGA
It encodes:
- the rplQ gene encoding 50S ribosomal protein L17, coding for MRHKNSVRQLGRTQSHRKAMFANMVTSLFEKERIITTKQKGRELKRISEKIITRAKDNIDLPEDAADKKLHNKRIVMKTIKDRDVVQKLFDDIAPRFKGRNGGYTRLYLLGRRPGDAAEMAIVELVERKSAAKKAGENKGKAKDKPKDKPKDKPKDKSKDKK
- a CDS encoding DNA-directed RNA polymerase subunit alpha translates to MAPKNLLKGFKRPSKIVFEHDELEKDYGRFIAEPFEKGYGLTVGNSLRRVLLSSIEGSAITAIKVEGVPHEFHAIEGVYEDVAKVILNLKKLRLKYHGELPKVMHVIKQGPGELTGADFNVDSDIEIMSQDLKIATLNEKAKIDLEIQVERGRGYVPAELNKGNTETIGVIPIDAIFTPVKKVNVKIEDTRVGQRTDYDKLILEVWTDGSISPEDALAQAAKIIKDHMTIFINFEEEIEEEAEVVDENIERIKNVLARSIDELELSVRAYNTLKSLDINDLESLVRKTEEELKKSKHYSDQILKEIKGRLDVNHLSLGLKE